One window of the Magnolia sinica isolate HGM2019 chromosome 19, MsV1, whole genome shotgun sequence genome contains the following:
- the LOC131234722 gene encoding uncharacterized protein LOC131234722 isoform X2, whose protein sequence is MDFIFFYSLSCYDMEDNRKSLRRSYSQVLGTSNSYQLPEVPMVLDLLTLFCRHLYMSFSNGSSMLVSHFGGHTLFLTCHSLMLHYGILILPNNASMN, encoded by the exons atggatttcatttttttctaCAGTTTATCTTG tTATGATATGGAAGACAACCGTAAGAGCTTACGACGTAGCTACTCTCAAGTATTGGGGACTAGCAACTCATATCAACTTCCTG AGGTTCCCATGGTTCTGGATCTCCTAACTTTGTTTTGTAGACATCTATATATGTCGTTTTCAAATGGGTCATCCATGCTTGTGTCTCACTTTG GTGGCCATACCCTTTTCTTGACTTGTCATTCCCTTATGCTCCACTATG GAATTTTGATTTTGCCAAATAATGCCTCCATGAATTGA
- the LOC131234722 gene encoding uncharacterized protein LOC131234722 isoform X1: MAWKDKTHASMWAHRCGIFTLTKCPLVSPVLLSNVGVISDWMSLLLPLAMERGVCVITNISASFFHPTRKCLKLDHVQAPWISFFSTVYLVMIWKTTVRAYDVATLKYWGLATHINFLLLAGMHSLNAVFLLGDTALNSLRFPWFWIS; the protein is encoded by the exons ATGGCGTggaaggataaaacacatgcatcgatGTGGGCCCACAGATGTGGGATCTTTACTCTGACAAAATGTCCTTTGGTTTCTCCAGTCTTGCTTTCCAATGTTGGTGTAATTTCAGATTGGATGTCTTTGCTCTTACCTTTGGCTATGGAAAGAGGAGTTTGCGTAATTACCAATATAAGTGCAA GTTTTTTTCATCCTACCAGGAAGTGTCTTAAGCTTGATCATGTCCAAGccccatggatttcatttttttctaCAGTTTATCTTG tTATGATATGGAAGACAACCGTAAGAGCTTACGACGTAGCTACTCTCAAGTATTGGGGACTAGCAACTCATATCAACTTCCTG TTATTGGCTGGTATGCATTCACTGAATGCCGTCTTTCTCCTTGGAGATACTGCTTTGAATAGCTTG AGGTTCCCATGGTTCTGGATCTCCTAA